The following proteins are co-located in the Cyprinus carpio isolate SPL01 chromosome B19, ASM1834038v1, whole genome shotgun sequence genome:
- the LOC122140871 gene encoding ABC-type oligopeptide transporter ABCB9-like — MQRTYTVNNLSQIVMVGQEPVLFSGTVRDNIAYGLPGCSMERVKEAASKANAHALISKLENGYETDVGERGNLLSGGQKQRIAIARALIRQLQVLILDEVTSSLDTESEQMVQQALACCPTQTFLVIAHRLKTIERADQIMVIDSGEVVELGTHQELIP; from the exons ATGCAAAgaacatatactgtaaataatctCTCTCAGATAGTGATGGTGGGTCAGGAGCCTGTACTTTTCTCCGGCACCGTACGAGACAACATTGCCTATGGTCTGCCAGGCTGCTCAATGGAGAGAGTAAAGGAGGCTGCCAGCAAAGCCAATGCCCATGCCTTAATCTCCAAACTAGAAAATGGCTACGAAACAG ATGTGGGAGAGCGTGGTAATCTGCTCTCAGGAGGTCAGAAGCAGCGCATCGCTATCGCCAGAGCTCTGATCAGACAACTGCAGGTGCTCATACTGGATGAAGTGACCAGCTCTTTAGACACTGAAAGTGAACAAATG GTTCAACAGGCCCTGGCCTGCTGCCCCACTCAGACCTTCCTTGTGATTGCTCATAGGCTGAAGACCATCGAGAGGGCGGATCAGATCATGGTGATTGACAGCGGCGAGGTGGTGGAGCTCGGTACACATCAGGAACTGATTCCCTGA